A region of Lagenorhynchus albirostris chromosome 20, mLagAlb1.1, whole genome shotgun sequence DNA encodes the following proteins:
- the SEPTIN4 gene encoding septin-4 isoform X1: MVKTNKGGSKVAVSAQKGAEVTNTTPQRGHEYDLASSQRRGTASMIPSAHRRSEAGHSTIPHLASEYPGSITPHSEPGLSGAPSCRTEIRSKSEAYRHAVQIQQNVSTSREQAARRWGESKPGRDNNNRYSLIPEAKSSRRLSFVNQKDNFTILEEDPPSKVQYPQGVRVPHRPLVYPKDEAVQTEPTRKSLTAANIRSPRRPFSPERSGSRVCTVSRPTQRRTPGQESEMGCQNSIYTDPKALHTSTNLESSLRLSFLKDLDGGRKVSMLPEPESIRKHSVYTETKSFPKVLISSEVEPNVKSSIRGDSEGGHKVTISPGGQSASRVTSQAMSESPCKSSTFVTPEPIYKQHTTRPSKSNYVSSGPTLRHPEPSGKPSVHAELELTPRPLPPRSLPRYGPDSSWWALLNPEVEMPQSQPITLDSEPKSPSPVDPSMSFFEMESSPFCEDLMSPRGKPSPSPPPSPKESPSPEPLREVSQVRKHTSKQPIQRFSAFFLDVSEEMYNRVIWWLKDEEIKRFLEDADDAELNKFVKDFPGSETYHQPEAKTWVSRPQILEPRPQASDLCQDDLEFRPPSWPQPSDSQQYISASAPLSPSARPRSPWGKLDPYDSSEDDKEYVGFATLPNQVHRKSVKKGFDFTLMVAGESGLGKSTLVNSLFLTDLYRDRKLLSAEERIMQTVEITKHAVDIEEKGVKLRLTIVDTPGFGDAVNNTECWKPVAEYIDQQFEQYFRDESGLNRKNIQDNRVHCCLYFISPFGHGLRPLDVEFMKALHQRVNIVPILAKADTLTPPEVERKKRKIREEIEHFGIKVYQFPDCDSDEDEDFKLQDQALKESIPFAVIGSNTVVEARGRRVRGRLYPWGIVEVENPGHCDFVKLRTMLVRTHMQDLKDVTRETHYENYRAQCIQSMTRLVVKERNRNKLTRESGTDFPIPAVPSVADPETERLIREKDEELRRMQEMLHKIQRQMKETH; the protein is encoded by the exons ATGGTCAAGACAAATAAAGGTGGGTCCAAGGTCGCAGTTTCAGCACAGAAAGGGGCCGAGGTTACTAACACAACCCCTCAGCGAGGACACGAATACGATCTTGCCTCAAGCCAGCGGCGTGGCACGGCCTCCATGATCCCTTCAGCCCATCGAAGATCAGAAGCTGGGCATTCCACCATTCCCCACTTAGCCTCAGAGTACCCTGGATCTATCACCCCCCACTCAGAGCCAGGCCTCTCCGGAGCACCCAGCTGTCGAACCGAGATCCGATCAAAATCTGAAGCATACCGCCATGCCGTCCAGATCCAGCAGAATGTTAGTACATCCAGAGAGCAAGCAGCTAGAAGATGGGGTGAGAGCAAACCAGGGCGTGATAACAATAATCGCTACTCATTAATTCCAGAGGCCAAATCCTCTCGCCGGTTGAGTTTTGTCAACCAGAAGGACAACTTCACAATCTTAGAAGAAGACCCACCCTCCAAGGTCCAGTACCCACAAGGGGTCAGAGTTCCCCATAGGCCTTTGGTTTATCCAAAGGATGAAGCAGTCCAAACTGAACCCACTCGAAAGAGTTTGACTGCTGCTAATATCAGATCTCCAAGGAGACCCTTTAGCCCGGAACGCAGCGGCAGCCGCGTCTGTACGGTCTCTCGACCGACCCAGAGACGAACCCCTGGCCAAGAATCTGAAATGGGCTGTCAAAACTCAATTTACACAGACCCTAAGGCCTTGCATACAAGTACGAACTTGGAATCATCCCTCAGACTCTCCTTCCTTAAAGATTTGGATGGTGGACGCAAAGTTTCTATGCTCCCAGAGCCTGAGTCTATCCGCAAGCATTCTGTCTACACTGAAACCAAGTCCTTCCCAAAGGTCTTAATATCATCAGAAGTGGAGCCCAACGTGAAGTCCTCAATCCGAGGAGACAGTGAGGGTGGCCACAAGGTCACCATCTCCCCCGGGGGACAGTCAGCTTCCCGTGTGACATCTCAAGCCATGTCTGAGAGCCCCTGCAAATCTTCCACGTTTGTCACTCCAGAGCCCATCTATAAGCAGCATACCACAAGACCCTCAAAAAGTAATTATGTGTCCTCAGGACCCACACTTAGGCATCCAGAGCCCTCTGGAAAGCCCTCTGTCCATGCAGAACTGGAACTGACCCCTCGGCCCTTACCCCCTCGGTCCTTACCGAGATATGGGCCAGACTCCTCATGGTGGGCCTTACTCAACCCTGAAGTTGAAATGCCCCAAAGCCAGCCAATAACACTTGATTCCGAGCCTAAGTCCCCTTCTCCCGTAGACCCTTCAATGTCCTTTTTTGAAATGGAATCAAGCCCTTTCTGTGAGGATCTCATGTCCCCGAGAGGGAAGCCAagtccatcaccaccaccatcaccaaagGAGTCTCCAAGCCCGGAACCGCTGAGGGAAGTGTCACAGGTCCGCAAGCACACCTCCAAACAACCCATTCAAAGGTTTAGTGCTTTCTTCTTGG ATGTCTCTGAGGAAATGTACAATCGTGTCATCTGGTGGCTAAAAG ATGAGGAG ATCAAGCGCTTTCTGGAGGACGCGGATGATGCAGAACTGAACAAGTTCGTGAAGGATTTCCCAGGAAGCGAGACCTACCACCAACCAGAGGCCAAGACCTGGGTGTCCAGGCCCCAAATCCTGGAGCCGAGGCCCCAGGCCTCGGACCTCTGCCAGGATGACCTGGAGTTCAGACCCCCTTCGTGGCCCCAGCCCTCTGACAGCCAGCAGTACATCTCTGCCTCAGCCCCTCTCAGCCCCTCAGCCCGGCCCCGCAGCCCGTGGGGCAAGCTCGATCCCTATGACTCCTCTGAG GATGACAAGGAGTATGTGGGCTTTGCGACCCTTCCCAATCAAGTCCACCGAAAGTCCGTGAAGAAAGGCTTTGACTTTACCCTCATGGTGGCAG GAGAGTCTGGTCTGGGGAAATCCACCCTCGTCAATAGCCTCTTCCTCACTGATCTGTACCGGGACCGGAAACTCCTCAGTGCTGAAg AGCGGATCATGCAAACAGTGGAGATCACTAAACATGCAGTGGACATAGAAGAGAAGGGTGTGAAGCTGCGGCTCACCATTGTGGACACACCGGGTTTTGGGGATGCGGTCAACAACACAGAGTG CTGGAAGCCTGTGGCAGAATACATCGACCAGCAGTTTGAGCAGTATTTCCGAGATGAGAGTGGCCTGAACCGCAAGAACATCCAAGACAACAGGGTGCACTGCTGCCTGTACTTCATCTCGCCCTTCGGCCACGG GCTCCGGCCACTGGATGTTGAATTTATGAAGGCCCTGCATCAGCGGGTCAACATCGTGCCTATCTTGGCAAAGGCGGACACACTGACACCTCCGGAAGTGGAGCGCAAGAAACGCAAA ATCCGGGAGGAGATTGAGCACTTTGGAATCAAGGTCTACCAGTTCCCAGACTGTGACTCTGACGAGGATGAGGACTTCAAATTACAGGACCAAGCCCTAAAG GAAAGCATCCCATTTGCTGTAATTGGCAGCAACACTGTCGTAGAGGCCAGAGGGCGGCGAGTTCGGGGCCGGCTCTACCCCTGGGGCATTGTGGAAG TGGAAAACCCAGGGCACTGCGACTTTGTGAAGCTGCGGACAATGCTGGTGCGTACTCACATGCAGGACCTGAAGGACGTGACCCGGGAGACACATTATGAGAACTACCGGGCACAGTGCATCCAGAGCATGACCCGCCTGGTGGTGAAAGAACGGAATCGCAA caAACTGACTCGAGAGAGTGGTACCGACTTCCCCATTCCTGCTGTCCCATCAGTGGCAGATCCAGAAACCGAGAGGCTGATCCGAGAGAAAGATGAGGAG CTGCGACGGATGCAGGAGATGCTGCACAAAATCCAAAGACAGATGAAGGAGACCCATTAG
- the SEPTIN4 gene encoding septin-4 isoform X6 produces the protein MDDKEYVGFATLPNQVHRKSVKKGFDFTLMVAGESGLGKSTLVNSLFLTDLYRDRKLLSAEERIMQTVEITKHAVDIEEKGVKLRLTIVDTPGFGDAVNNTECWKPVAEYIDQQFEQYFRDESGLNRKNIQDNRVHCCLYFISPFGHGLRPLDVEFMKALHQRVNIVPILAKADTLTPPEVERKKRKIREEIEHFGIKVYQFPDCDSDEDEDFKLQDQALKESIPFAVIGSNTVVEARGRRVRGRLYPWGIVEVENPGHCDFVKLRTMLVRTHMQDLKDVTRETHYENYRAQCIQSMTRLVVKERNRNKLTRESGTDFPIPAVPSVADPETERLIREKDEELRRMQEMLHKIQRQMKETH, from the exons ATG GATGACAAGGAGTATGTGGGCTTTGCGACCCTTCCCAATCAAGTCCACCGAAAGTCCGTGAAGAAAGGCTTTGACTTTACCCTCATGGTGGCAG GAGAGTCTGGTCTGGGGAAATCCACCCTCGTCAATAGCCTCTTCCTCACTGATCTGTACCGGGACCGGAAACTCCTCAGTGCTGAAg AGCGGATCATGCAAACAGTGGAGATCACTAAACATGCAGTGGACATAGAAGAGAAGGGTGTGAAGCTGCGGCTCACCATTGTGGACACACCGGGTTTTGGGGATGCGGTCAACAACACAGAGTG CTGGAAGCCTGTGGCAGAATACATCGACCAGCAGTTTGAGCAGTATTTCCGAGATGAGAGTGGCCTGAACCGCAAGAACATCCAAGACAACAGGGTGCACTGCTGCCTGTACTTCATCTCGCCCTTCGGCCACGG GCTCCGGCCACTGGATGTTGAATTTATGAAGGCCCTGCATCAGCGGGTCAACATCGTGCCTATCTTGGCAAAGGCGGACACACTGACACCTCCGGAAGTGGAGCGCAAGAAACGCAAA ATCCGGGAGGAGATTGAGCACTTTGGAATCAAGGTCTACCAGTTCCCAGACTGTGACTCTGACGAGGATGAGGACTTCAAATTACAGGACCAAGCCCTAAAG GAAAGCATCCCATTTGCTGTAATTGGCAGCAACACTGTCGTAGAGGCCAGAGGGCGGCGAGTTCGGGGCCGGCTCTACCCCTGGGGCATTGTGGAAG TGGAAAACCCAGGGCACTGCGACTTTGTGAAGCTGCGGACAATGCTGGTGCGTACTCACATGCAGGACCTGAAGGACGTGACCCGGGAGACACATTATGAGAACTACCGGGCACAGTGCATCCAGAGCATGACCCGCCTGGTGGTGAAAGAACGGAATCGCAA caAACTGACTCGAGAGAGTGGTACCGACTTCCCCATTCCTGCTGTCCCATCAGTGGCAGATCCAGAAACCGAGAGGCTGATCCGAGAGAAAGATGAGGAG CTGCGACGGATGCAGGAGATGCTGCACAAAATCCAAAGACAGATGAAGGAGACCCATTAG
- the SEPTIN4 gene encoding septin-4 isoform X2, translated as MASPGDYGYKQIKRFLEDADDAELNKFVKDFPGSETYHQPEAKTWVSRPQILEPRPQASDLCQDDLEFRPPSWPQPSDSQQYISASAPLSPSARPRSPWGKLDPYDSSEDDKEYVGFATLPNQVHRKSVKKGFDFTLMVAGESGLGKSTLVNSLFLTDLYRDRKLLSAEERIMQTVEITKHAVDIEEKGVKLRLTIVDTPGFGDAVNNTECWKPVAEYIDQQFEQYFRDESGLNRKNIQDNRVHCCLYFISPFGHGLRPLDVEFMKALHQRVNIVPILAKADTLTPPEVERKKRKIREEIEHFGIKVYQFPDCDSDEDEDFKLQDQALKESIPFAVIGSNTVVEARGRRVRGRLYPWGIVEVENPGHCDFVKLRTMLVRTHMQDLKDVTRETHYENYRAQCIQSMTRLVVKERNRNKLTRESGTDFPIPAVPSVADPETERLIREKDEELRRMQEMLHKIQRQMKETH; from the exons ATG GCAAGCCCTGGAGACTACGGCTATAAGCAG ATCAAGCGCTTTCTGGAGGACGCGGATGATGCAGAACTGAACAAGTTCGTGAAGGATTTCCCAGGAAGCGAGACCTACCACCAACCAGAGGCCAAGACCTGGGTGTCCAGGCCCCAAATCCTGGAGCCGAGGCCCCAGGCCTCGGACCTCTGCCAGGATGACCTGGAGTTCAGACCCCCTTCGTGGCCCCAGCCCTCTGACAGCCAGCAGTACATCTCTGCCTCAGCCCCTCTCAGCCCCTCAGCCCGGCCCCGCAGCCCGTGGGGCAAGCTCGATCCCTATGACTCCTCTGAG GATGACAAGGAGTATGTGGGCTTTGCGACCCTTCCCAATCAAGTCCACCGAAAGTCCGTGAAGAAAGGCTTTGACTTTACCCTCATGGTGGCAG GAGAGTCTGGTCTGGGGAAATCCACCCTCGTCAATAGCCTCTTCCTCACTGATCTGTACCGGGACCGGAAACTCCTCAGTGCTGAAg AGCGGATCATGCAAACAGTGGAGATCACTAAACATGCAGTGGACATAGAAGAGAAGGGTGTGAAGCTGCGGCTCACCATTGTGGACACACCGGGTTTTGGGGATGCGGTCAACAACACAGAGTG CTGGAAGCCTGTGGCAGAATACATCGACCAGCAGTTTGAGCAGTATTTCCGAGATGAGAGTGGCCTGAACCGCAAGAACATCCAAGACAACAGGGTGCACTGCTGCCTGTACTTCATCTCGCCCTTCGGCCACGG GCTCCGGCCACTGGATGTTGAATTTATGAAGGCCCTGCATCAGCGGGTCAACATCGTGCCTATCTTGGCAAAGGCGGACACACTGACACCTCCGGAAGTGGAGCGCAAGAAACGCAAA ATCCGGGAGGAGATTGAGCACTTTGGAATCAAGGTCTACCAGTTCCCAGACTGTGACTCTGACGAGGATGAGGACTTCAAATTACAGGACCAAGCCCTAAAG GAAAGCATCCCATTTGCTGTAATTGGCAGCAACACTGTCGTAGAGGCCAGAGGGCGGCGAGTTCGGGGCCGGCTCTACCCCTGGGGCATTGTGGAAG TGGAAAACCCAGGGCACTGCGACTTTGTGAAGCTGCGGACAATGCTGGTGCGTACTCACATGCAGGACCTGAAGGACGTGACCCGGGAGACACATTATGAGAACTACCGGGCACAGTGCATCCAGAGCATGACCCGCCTGGTGGTGAAAGAACGGAATCGCAA caAACTGACTCGAGAGAGTGGTACCGACTTCCCCATTCCTGCTGTCCCATCAGTGGCAGATCCAGAAACCGAGAGGCTGATCCGAGAGAAAGATGAGGAG CTGCGACGGATGCAGGAGATGCTGCACAAAATCCAAAGACAGATGAAGGAGACCCATTAG
- the SEPTIN4 gene encoding septin-4 isoform X4 yields MIKRFLEDADDAELNKFVKDFPGSETYHQPEAKTWVSRPQILEPRPQASDLCQDDLEFRPPSWPQPSDSQQYISASAPLSPSARPRSPWGKLDPYDSSEDDKEYVGFATLPNQVHRKSVKKGFDFTLMVAGESGLGKSTLVNSLFLTDLYRDRKLLSAEERIMQTVEITKHAVDIEEKGVKLRLTIVDTPGFGDAVNNTECWKPVAEYIDQQFEQYFRDESGLNRKNIQDNRVHCCLYFISPFGHGLRPLDVEFMKALHQRVNIVPILAKADTLTPPEVERKKRKIREEIEHFGIKVYQFPDCDSDEDEDFKLQDQALKESIPFAVIGSNTVVEARGRRVRGRLYPWGIVEVENPGHCDFVKLRTMLVRTHMQDLKDVTRETHYENYRAQCIQSMTRLVVKERNRNKLTRESGTDFPIPAVPSVADPETERLIREKDEELRRMQEMLHKIQRQMKETH; encoded by the exons ATG ATCAAGCGCTTTCTGGAGGACGCGGATGATGCAGAACTGAACAAGTTCGTGAAGGATTTCCCAGGAAGCGAGACCTACCACCAACCAGAGGCCAAGACCTGGGTGTCCAGGCCCCAAATCCTGGAGCCGAGGCCCCAGGCCTCGGACCTCTGCCAGGATGACCTGGAGTTCAGACCCCCTTCGTGGCCCCAGCCCTCTGACAGCCAGCAGTACATCTCTGCCTCAGCCCCTCTCAGCCCCTCAGCCCGGCCCCGCAGCCCGTGGGGCAAGCTCGATCCCTATGACTCCTCTGAG GATGACAAGGAGTATGTGGGCTTTGCGACCCTTCCCAATCAAGTCCACCGAAAGTCCGTGAAGAAAGGCTTTGACTTTACCCTCATGGTGGCAG GAGAGTCTGGTCTGGGGAAATCCACCCTCGTCAATAGCCTCTTCCTCACTGATCTGTACCGGGACCGGAAACTCCTCAGTGCTGAAg AGCGGATCATGCAAACAGTGGAGATCACTAAACATGCAGTGGACATAGAAGAGAAGGGTGTGAAGCTGCGGCTCACCATTGTGGACACACCGGGTTTTGGGGATGCGGTCAACAACACAGAGTG CTGGAAGCCTGTGGCAGAATACATCGACCAGCAGTTTGAGCAGTATTTCCGAGATGAGAGTGGCCTGAACCGCAAGAACATCCAAGACAACAGGGTGCACTGCTGCCTGTACTTCATCTCGCCCTTCGGCCACGG GCTCCGGCCACTGGATGTTGAATTTATGAAGGCCCTGCATCAGCGGGTCAACATCGTGCCTATCTTGGCAAAGGCGGACACACTGACACCTCCGGAAGTGGAGCGCAAGAAACGCAAA ATCCGGGAGGAGATTGAGCACTTTGGAATCAAGGTCTACCAGTTCCCAGACTGTGACTCTGACGAGGATGAGGACTTCAAATTACAGGACCAAGCCCTAAAG GAAAGCATCCCATTTGCTGTAATTGGCAGCAACACTGTCGTAGAGGCCAGAGGGCGGCGAGTTCGGGGCCGGCTCTACCCCTGGGGCATTGTGGAAG TGGAAAACCCAGGGCACTGCGACTTTGTGAAGCTGCGGACAATGCTGGTGCGTACTCACATGCAGGACCTGAAGGACGTGACCCGGGAGACACATTATGAGAACTACCGGGCACAGTGCATCCAGAGCATGACCCGCCTGGTGGTGAAAGAACGGAATCGCAA caAACTGACTCGAGAGAGTGGTACCGACTTCCCCATTCCTGCTGTCCCATCAGTGGCAGATCCAGAAACCGAGAGGCTGATCCGAGAGAAAGATGAGGAG CTGCGACGGATGCAGGAGATGCTGCACAAAATCCAAAGACAGATGAAGGAGACCCATTAG
- the SEPTIN4 gene encoding septin-4 isoform X8 produces the protein MDRSLGWQGSSVPEDRTEAGASPGDYGYKQIKRFLEDADDAELNKFVKDFPGSETYHQPEAKTWVSRPQILEPRPQASDLCQDDLEFRPPSWPQPSDSQQYISASAPLSPSARPRSPWGKLDPYDSSEDDKEYVGFATLPNQVHRKSVKKGFDFTLMVAGESGLGKSTLVNSLFLTDLYRDRKLLSAEERIMQTVEITKHAVDIEEKGVKLRLTIVDTPGFGDAVNNTECWKPVAEYIDQQFEQYFRDESGLNRKNIQDNRVHCCLYFISPFGHGLRPLDVEFMKALHQRVNIVPILAKADTLTPPEVERKKRKIREEIEHFGIKVYQFPDCDSDEDEDFKLQDQALKESIPFAVIGSNTVVEARGRRVRGRLYPWGIVEVENPGHCDFVKLRTMLVRTHMQDLKDVTRETHYENYRAQCIQSMTRLVVKERNRNKLTRESGTDFPIPAVPSVADPETERLIREKDEELRRMQEMLHKIQRQMKETH, from the exons ATGGACCGTTCACTGGGATGGCAAGGCAGTTCTGTCCCTGAGGACAGAACTGAAGCTGGG GCAAGCCCTGGAGACTACGGCTATAAGCAG ATCAAGCGCTTTCTGGAGGACGCGGATGATGCAGAACTGAACAAGTTCGTGAAGGATTTCCCAGGAAGCGAGACCTACCACCAACCAGAGGCCAAGACCTGGGTGTCCAGGCCCCAAATCCTGGAGCCGAGGCCCCAGGCCTCGGACCTCTGCCAGGATGACCTGGAGTTCAGACCCCCTTCGTGGCCCCAGCCCTCTGACAGCCAGCAGTACATCTCTGCCTCAGCCCCTCTCAGCCCCTCAGCCCGGCCCCGCAGCCCGTGGGGCAAGCTCGATCCCTATGACTCCTCTGAG GATGACAAGGAGTATGTGGGCTTTGCGACCCTTCCCAATCAAGTCCACCGAAAGTCCGTGAAGAAAGGCTTTGACTTTACCCTCATGGTGGCAG GAGAGTCTGGTCTGGGGAAATCCACCCTCGTCAATAGCCTCTTCCTCACTGATCTGTACCGGGACCGGAAACTCCTCAGTGCTGAAg AGCGGATCATGCAAACAGTGGAGATCACTAAACATGCAGTGGACATAGAAGAGAAGGGTGTGAAGCTGCGGCTCACCATTGTGGACACACCGGGTTTTGGGGATGCGGTCAACAACACAGAGTG CTGGAAGCCTGTGGCAGAATACATCGACCAGCAGTTTGAGCAGTATTTCCGAGATGAGAGTGGCCTGAACCGCAAGAACATCCAAGACAACAGGGTGCACTGCTGCCTGTACTTCATCTCGCCCTTCGGCCACGG GCTCCGGCCACTGGATGTTGAATTTATGAAGGCCCTGCATCAGCGGGTCAACATCGTGCCTATCTTGGCAAAGGCGGACACACTGACACCTCCGGAAGTGGAGCGCAAGAAACGCAAA ATCCGGGAGGAGATTGAGCACTTTGGAATCAAGGTCTACCAGTTCCCAGACTGTGACTCTGACGAGGATGAGGACTTCAAATTACAGGACCAAGCCCTAAAG GAAAGCATCCCATTTGCTGTAATTGGCAGCAACACTGTCGTAGAGGCCAGAGGGCGGCGAGTTCGGGGCCGGCTCTACCCCTGGGGCATTGTGGAAG TGGAAAACCCAGGGCACTGCGACTTTGTGAAGCTGCGGACAATGCTGGTGCGTACTCACATGCAGGACCTGAAGGACGTGACCCGGGAGACACATTATGAGAACTACCGGGCACAGTGCATCCAGAGCATGACCCGCCTGGTGGTGAAAGAACGGAATCGCAA caAACTGACTCGAGAGAGTGGTACCGACTTCCCCATTCCTGCTGTCCCATCAGTGGCAGATCCAGAAACCGAGAGGCTGATCCGAGAGAAAGATGAGGAG CTGCGACGGATGCAGGAGATGCTGCACAAAATCCAAAGACAGATGAAGGAGACCCATTAG
- the SEPTIN4 gene encoding septin-4 isoform X5 translates to MDRSLGWQGSSVPEDRTEAGDDKEYVGFATLPNQVHRKSVKKGFDFTLMVAGESGLGKSTLVNSLFLTDLYRDRKLLSAEERIMQTVEITKHAVDIEEKGVKLRLTIVDTPGFGDAVNNTECWKPVAEYIDQQFEQYFRDESGLNRKNIQDNRVHCCLYFISPFGHGLRPLDVEFMKALHQRVNIVPILAKADTLTPPEVERKKRKIREEIEHFGIKVYQFPDCDSDEDEDFKLQDQALKESIPFAVIGSNTVVEARGRRVRGRLYPWGIVEVENPGHCDFVKLRTMLVRTHMQDLKDVTRETHYENYRAQCIQSMTRLVVKERNRNKLTRESGTDFPIPAVPSVADPETERLIREKDEELRRMQEMLHKIQRQMKETH, encoded by the exons ATGGACCGTTCACTGGGATGGCAAGGCAGTTCTGTCCCTGAGGACAGAACTGAAGCTGGG GATGACAAGGAGTATGTGGGCTTTGCGACCCTTCCCAATCAAGTCCACCGAAAGTCCGTGAAGAAAGGCTTTGACTTTACCCTCATGGTGGCAG GAGAGTCTGGTCTGGGGAAATCCACCCTCGTCAATAGCCTCTTCCTCACTGATCTGTACCGGGACCGGAAACTCCTCAGTGCTGAAg AGCGGATCATGCAAACAGTGGAGATCACTAAACATGCAGTGGACATAGAAGAGAAGGGTGTGAAGCTGCGGCTCACCATTGTGGACACACCGGGTTTTGGGGATGCGGTCAACAACACAGAGTG CTGGAAGCCTGTGGCAGAATACATCGACCAGCAGTTTGAGCAGTATTTCCGAGATGAGAGTGGCCTGAACCGCAAGAACATCCAAGACAACAGGGTGCACTGCTGCCTGTACTTCATCTCGCCCTTCGGCCACGG GCTCCGGCCACTGGATGTTGAATTTATGAAGGCCCTGCATCAGCGGGTCAACATCGTGCCTATCTTGGCAAAGGCGGACACACTGACACCTCCGGAAGTGGAGCGCAAGAAACGCAAA ATCCGGGAGGAGATTGAGCACTTTGGAATCAAGGTCTACCAGTTCCCAGACTGTGACTCTGACGAGGATGAGGACTTCAAATTACAGGACCAAGCCCTAAAG GAAAGCATCCCATTTGCTGTAATTGGCAGCAACACTGTCGTAGAGGCCAGAGGGCGGCGAGTTCGGGGCCGGCTCTACCCCTGGGGCATTGTGGAAG TGGAAAACCCAGGGCACTGCGACTTTGTGAAGCTGCGGACAATGCTGGTGCGTACTCACATGCAGGACCTGAAGGACGTGACCCGGGAGACACATTATGAGAACTACCGGGCACAGTGCATCCAGAGCATGACCCGCCTGGTGGTGAAAGAACGGAATCGCAA caAACTGACTCGAGAGAGTGGTACCGACTTCCCCATTCCTGCTGTCCCATCAGTGGCAGATCCAGAAACCGAGAGGCTGATCCGAGAGAAAGATGAGGAG CTGCGACGGATGCAGGAGATGCTGCACAAAATCCAAAGACAGATGAAGGAGACCCATTAG